Genomic segment of bacterium:
AGCGCGGACCTCGCCAAATTGATCCCCGTGACCCCGGCCCAGCTCGGCAAGATCCCCCGCTGGGATTACGTCTGGCTCAACAGCACCGGCGCGCGGGAAGGTATGGCGGATGCCTGGAACCACCAGGTCAGTGGTCACTGTTAGCCGGTCCGCGATGGCCTGCGCGACCCGCGTCCGGCGACCGCTGCGTTAGCGCGAGCGCCCGGCATGGCGGAGATCAGCCTCCGGGGGCTCACCAAGCGTTTTGGAAACGCCGCCGCCGTCCATGACCTGACGCTCACCCTCGCCGCAGGCGAGCTCGTGGCGCTCCTGGGCCCGTCGGGCTGCGGGAAGACCACGACGCTCAGGATGATCGCCGGTTTCGAGACACCGACGCAGGGGCGTGTCCTGCTGGGTGATCGGGATGTCACTGAGGCGCCCCCCGAGAAGCGCAGCTGCGGGATGGTGTTTCAGAATTACGCCCTTTTCCCCCACCTCACCGTTCACCAGAACATCGCCTTCGGTCTCGAGATGCAGGGAATCCGGCGCGATGCAATCGACCGCCGCGTGATCGAGATCCTCGAGAAAGTCGGGCTCGGCGGCCTCGACAAGCGGTACCCACGCCAGCTCTCTGGCGGACAGCAGCAGCGCACAGCGCTGGCACGGGCGCTCGTGATCAACCCCAGCGTGCTGCTGCTGGACGAGCCGCTCGCCAACTTGGACGCCAAGCTGCGAGAGGAGATGCGGTTCTTCATTCGTTCGCTGGTCCGGGAGTTTCACATCACGACCCTGTACGTGACCCACGATCAGGCGGAGGCCCTCGTTCTGGCCGACCGCGTGGCCGTGCTCATCGATGGAGTCCTGCAGCAGTTCGATACCCCCGAGGCCGTGTACCGGCGGCCGCGCACGGTTCGCGTGGCCGCGTTTATCGGTCTGACGAACCTGATCCCCGGGCGGGTCACGGCGCGATCGGGCGACCGGCTCGTGCTCGAGACGAGCATCGGTCCGCTGCGCGCCAGCGGACCGGCCGACCTCAGGGACGGGATGAAAGCGATGCTGAGCATCCGGCCGGAGAACCTCGAGCTCGGCGGGCGCGATCCCGCCGCACCGCGGGATGGGGTCAACCGTCTCCGAGGCGTCGTGCGCGAGCGCACCTACCTCGGCAGCCTCTACGACTATCGGGTGGATGTCGGGGGGGACTCCCCGCTCCGCGTGCAGGGTGGGGTGAACGCCGTGCACCAGGTCGACGACGAGG
This window contains:
- a CDS encoding ABC transporter ATP-binding protein gives rise to the protein MAEISLRGLTKRFGNAAAVHDLTLTLAAGELVALLGPSGCGKTTTLRMIAGFETPTQGRVLLGDRDVTEAPPEKRSCGMVFQNYALFPHLTVHQNIAFGLEMQGIRRDAIDRRVIEILEKVGLGGLDKRYPRQLSGGQQQRTALARALVINPSVLLLDEPLANLDAKLREEMRFFIRSLVREFHITTLYVTHDQAEALVLADRVAVLIDGVLQQFDTPEAVYRRPRTVRVAAFIGLTNLIPGRVTARSGDRLVLETSIGPLRASGPADLRDGMKAMLSIRPENLELGGRDPAAPRDGVNRLRGVVRERTYLGSLYDYRVDVGGDSPLRVQGGVNAVHQVDDEVTLSFDAAAGWALPGGWE